In one Nocardioides luteus genomic region, the following are encoded:
- a CDS encoding serine hydrolase has protein sequence MSPLVGSDRGLIDLAEIAAERFRDLQVRAAFLARDIDTGLEVGIGVDRPMPLASVAKVPLALVVADRIAGGEIDGATMVTLAAAERSYGPYGLSAFTHDATCSVADLMLMMLGLSDNAAADALFDLVTPREVDEQLAEWGVEGLRVRHRMQPMYDYATRVAGHDFALATQLAVEGRRPRGRHVIDSLDVERATVGSPRACVDLLERIWRDEIAKPEATEMVRRLMGKQVFTHRIAADLLADDIQFAGKTGGFLTLRHEIAVVTHPGGRVAIAVLTDSDRTARIQNDVDLAIAATARDAVEALASRRP, from the coding sequence GTGAGCCCGCTGGTCGGCAGCGACCGAGGTCTGATCGACCTGGCCGAGATCGCCGCGGAGCGCTTCCGGGACCTCCAGGTCCGGGCTGCCTTCCTGGCCCGTGACATCGATACCGGCCTCGAGGTCGGGATCGGCGTCGACCGGCCGATGCCGCTGGCGTCGGTGGCCAAGGTGCCGCTGGCCCTGGTCGTGGCCGACAGGATCGCCGGTGGCGAGATCGACGGCGCCACGATGGTGACGCTGGCCGCGGCGGAGCGGAGCTACGGGCCGTACGGCCTCTCGGCCTTCACCCACGACGCGACCTGCTCCGTCGCCGACCTGATGCTGATGATGCTCGGCCTCAGCGACAACGCCGCCGCGGACGCGCTCTTCGATCTCGTCACCCCGCGGGAGGTCGACGAGCAGCTCGCCGAATGGGGCGTCGAGGGGCTGCGGGTGCGGCACCGGATGCAGCCGATGTACGACTACGCCACCCGCGTCGCCGGCCACGACTTCGCCCTCGCCACCCAGCTCGCGGTCGAAGGACGGCGGCCCCGCGGTCGGCACGTCATCGACTCGCTCGACGTCGAGCGCGCCACGGTGGGCTCGCCGCGCGCCTGCGTCGACCTGCTCGAACGCATCTGGCGGGACGAGATCGCCAAGCCGGAGGCGACCGAGATGGTGCGACGCCTGATGGGCAAGCAGGTCTTCACCCATCGGATCGCCGCCGACCTGCTCGCCGACGACATCCAGTTCGCCGGCAAGACCGGCGGCTTCCTCACCCTGCGGCACGAGATCGCCGTCGTCACCCACCCCGGCGGCCGGGTCGCCATCGCCGTGCTCACCGACTCCGACCGCACCGCCCGGATCCAGAACGACGTCGACCTCGCCATCGCCGCCACCGCCCGCGACGCCGTCGAAGCTCTCGCCTCCCGCCGCCCCTGA